In one window of Leptospira sp. GIMC2001 DNA:
- a CDS encoding LamG-like jellyroll fold domain-containing protein: MQIRSKFIRIYTILTFAFCLILALIPNSALISDPAQKISSISLNWKDFKLDGLQMEADTHGLQYLQLEDRKIMGEAYHNDFEKNQDGYLLDSSIFYKGNSSARFTGTGSQLKISRGTNGLFLEPEIREDLYFSFYIYPSAMQDHSVLMERTIFRSGLEYGFRLLLKGKTLEIDLLKFLQTTTFKPESETIIANNNLKPRSWNHVIVEFRPSDNTVLLFLNGREVGRNSKTSGEIIGFGFHPDDKTPLLVGKNFYGNLDEFVIARGQSNIDHLNSSYAKLDYDPNSKNPNQKFGTALSPVYKTEFSHASLLKSQIESKLPKDSLLEIWFRASLEPFAAYESSYTKNLQWNPLEEFLKKKPCALGSYNQLENCFRYYQWKVIMRSDPNGENSPKLSAIHSYINLSLPPKQITGVKFLDSKSELKKNQVCLQWNASDNPLVWNGGGYLIHFGFEKNTIVATIPYKQENNSQESSSKTETRPSTMQTCLNNEIISSQAENFAQEQNLPFFSAGKTVYFRVSGYNRFWSWTGSGKDQVGKLSEPVVVSFPTTGQ; the protein is encoded by the coding sequence ATGCAAATTCGATCTAAATTCATTCGTATTTATACAATTCTAACATTTGCATTTTGTTTGATTTTAGCCCTAATTCCCAATTCAGCATTGATCTCAGATCCAGCTCAAAAGATTTCTTCGATCTCATTGAATTGGAAAGATTTTAAATTGGATGGTTTGCAAATGGAAGCAGACACGCACGGTCTGCAATACCTTCAACTTGAAGATAGAAAAATTATGGGCGAAGCATACCACAATGATTTTGAAAAAAATCAAGATGGATATCTACTTGACTCGTCAATTTTTTACAAGGGCAATTCTTCTGCAAGATTCACAGGTACTGGAAGTCAATTAAAAATTTCTCGAGGAACGAATGGACTTTTCCTTGAACCAGAAATTAGAGAGGATCTTTATTTTTCTTTTTATATCTATCCTTCTGCAATGCAGGACCATTCGGTTCTCATGGAAAGAACTATTTTCCGAAGTGGGTTAGAGTATGGATTTCGCTTGTTGCTCAAAGGCAAAACATTAGAAATTGATCTATTGAAATTTTTACAAACGACTACTTTCAAACCTGAATCCGAAACAATAATTGCAAATAATAATCTAAAACCTAGATCTTGGAATCATGTTATTGTCGAATTTAGACCGAGCGACAACACTGTTTTGCTTTTTTTGAATGGAAGAGAAGTCGGAAGAAATTCCAAGACTTCTGGTGAGATCATAGGTTTCGGTTTCCATCCAGACGATAAGACACCACTTCTAGTCGGTAAAAATTTCTATGGCAATCTAGATGAGTTTGTAATCGCAAGAGGACAATCGAATATCGATCACCTAAATTCTAGTTATGCGAAATTAGACTATGATCCGAATTCAAAAAATCCAAATCAAAAATTTGGAACAGCGCTATCTCCTGTTTATAAAACAGAATTCAGCCATGCCTCCCTTTTAAAATCTCAAATCGAATCGAAACTTCCAAAAGATTCACTACTCGAAATTTGGTTTCGAGCTTCTTTAGAACCCTTTGCAGCTTATGAATCGAGTTATACTAAAAATCTTCAATGGAATCCTTTAGAAGAATTCCTTAAGAAAAAGCCGTGTGCATTGGGCTCTTACAATCAATTGGAAAATTGCTTTCGATACTATCAATGGAAAGTAATTATGCGCTCCGATCCTAATGGAGAAAATTCTCCCAAATTGAGTGCCATTCATTCTTACATCAATCTTAGTTTACCACCAAAGCAGATTACTGGAGTTAAATTTCTTGATTCTAAATCAGAATTGAAAAAAAATCAAGTCTGCCTTCAATGGAATGCAAGTGATAATCCTTTGGTCTGGAATGGCGGCGGATATTTAATACATTTTGGATTCGAAAAGAATACGATCGTTGCAACAATTCCCTATAAACAAGAAAACAATTCTCAGGAATCCAGTTCGAAAACTGAAACAAGACCGAGTACGATGCAAACTTGTTTAAATAATGAAATCATTAGTTCTCAGGCAGAAAATTTTGCTCAAGAACAAAACCTGCCTTTTTTCTCGGCTGGTAAAACTGTATACTTTAGAGTGTCTGGATACAATCGATTCTGGTCTTGGACAGGTTCAGGTAAAGACCAAGTCGGAAAATTATCTGAACCTGTTGTAGTTAGTTTTCCAACGACAGGTCAATAA
- the serC gene encoding 3-phosphoserine/phosphohydroxythreonine transaminase, whose product MHMKTSTIYNFNAGPAMLPVAVIQKAQEEFLDYQGTGMSIMEMSHRGSVFQNVLDTAESDLRELIGIPKDYSVVFCPGGATLQFSAVALNLLNAEETASYSLTGVWSVKAFKEAKKFANLVTNIFDGEKTSFRTIPDIKESDLHPASRFLYLTSNNTIYGTRYAKFPDVSIPIVADMTSELLSRQIDINRFGVIFAGAQKNIGPSGLTVLIVRNDLLREMRHPIPVLLDWKILAKNQSLYNTPPTYSIYIAGLVFSWLKELGGIAAIEKINEEKANKLYTYLDSSGFYEVPITQPYRSTMNVVFHLKNKDLEKNFVEESENFGLFGLQGHRDAGGMRASIYNAMPIEGVDQLIEFLKGFEKKWG is encoded by the coding sequence ATGCATATGAAAACATCCACAATTTATAATTTCAACGCAGGTCCAGCAATGCTTCCTGTAGCGGTCATACAAAAGGCTCAAGAAGAGTTCTTAGATTATCAAGGAACTGGAATGTCCATTATGGAAATGAGTCACCGTGGTTCCGTTTTCCAAAACGTACTTGATACAGCTGAATCTGACCTCCGCGAATTGATTGGAATTCCGAAAGATTACTCAGTGGTTTTCTGTCCAGGTGGTGCAACTCTTCAGTTCAGTGCAGTTGCTTTAAATTTATTGAATGCAGAAGAAACCGCAAGTTATTCCTTGACTGGTGTTTGGTCGGTTAAAGCTTTTAAGGAAGCCAAAAAATTTGCAAATTTGGTCACGAATATTTTTGATGGTGAGAAAACCAGCTTCCGAACAATTCCTGACATAAAGGAATCGGATCTTCACCCCGCCTCCCGATTCTTATATCTTACATCTAACAATACGATCTACGGAACTCGCTACGCAAAATTCCCAGATGTATCGATCCCGATTGTTGCCGATATGACAAGTGAGTTGCTTAGCCGCCAAATTGATATCAATCGTTTTGGTGTTATTTTTGCTGGTGCTCAGAAAAACATCGGACCATCTGGATTAACCGTTCTTATCGTACGCAATGATTTGCTACGAGAAATGAGGCATCCTATTCCAGTCTTACTTGATTGGAAAATTCTCGCAAAGAACCAATCTTTGTACAATACTCCGCCGACCTATTCTATATACATTGCGGGATTGGTTTTCTCCTGGTTAAAAGAACTCGGAGGGATCGCAGCGATTGAAAAAATCAATGAAGAAAAAGCGAACAAATTGTACACTTATTTGGATAGCTCTGGCTTCTACGAGGTTCCGATCACCCAACCTTATCGATCTACTATGAATGTTGTTTTTCATTTAAAGAACAAAGATCTGGAAAAAAACTTTGTAGAAGAATCAGAAAATTTTGGTTTATTTGGATTGCAAGGTCATAGGGATGCAGGCGGAATGAGAGCATCCATCTACAATGCCATGCCTATTGAAGGCGTGGATCAATTGATTGAATTTCTAAAGGGATTTGAAAAAAAATGGGGATAA
- a CDS encoding metalloenzyme, with product MIFYVFLDGIGFGRNDTDTNPFARFSQNFFLPLASKAQSLPQLTYIETDACLGVTGLPQSATGQTALWTGVNGAKTINRHLSGFPSFTLKKIIAKHSIVKVLNQNGVKADLLNSYSPKYFEKIKENPRYVSASTLVQMASNRPLKTFEDLREGRGIYMDITHEILIQMGRGEIPEWDPLMQVRNAYDVGYSIPSRFGDYGLCIYEYFITDKVGHDQNWDHANKVIHELEEFFRGYLDAMDPERDTLIVTSDHGNLEDLTTSRHTTNPVPTILAGAKAKDLKNSINSLTDITPSIYKILNLDQALLDLDKSNFHNYRIESL from the coding sequence ATGATTTTTTATGTTTTCTTGGATGGGATTGGATTTGGCAGAAACGATACTGATACCAATCCTTTTGCCAGGTTCAGTCAGAATTTTTTTCTACCACTTGCGTCGAAAGCACAATCCCTTCCGCAATTGACCTATATAGAAACAGATGCCTGTCTCGGAGTAACGGGTCTTCCGCAAAGTGCAACCGGACAAACTGCACTCTGGACAGGAGTCAATGGAGCAAAAACCATCAACCGACATCTTAGCGGTTTCCCAAGTTTCACTCTCAAAAAAATCATAGCTAAGCATTCGATTGTAAAAGTTTTAAATCAGAATGGAGTCAAAGCTGATCTATTGAATAGCTACTCTCCAAAATATTTTGAAAAAATAAAAGAAAACCCACGCTACGTTTCGGCATCCACCTTAGTTCAAATGGCTAGCAATCGGCCTCTCAAGACTTTCGAAGATTTACGAGAAGGACGAGGAATCTACATGGATATCACACACGAGATTCTTATCCAAATGGGACGCGGAGAGATTCCAGAATGGGATCCTTTGATGCAAGTTAGAAATGCATATGATGTTGGATATTCGATTCCTTCACGATTTGGAGATTACGGATTGTGTATATACGAATACTTCATTACGGATAAGGTTGGACACGACCAGAATTGGGATCACGCGAACAAAGTGATTCATGAATTGGAAGAATTTTTTCGTGGATATCTGGATGCAATGGATCCAGAGAGAGATACTTTGATTGTAACTTCCGATCACGGCAATCTAGAAGACTTAACGACAAGCAGACATACGACCAATCCTGTACCAACAATTCTTGCTGGTGCCAAGGCCAAAGACTTAAAAAATAGCATCAATAGTCTAACGGATATTACACCATCTATTTATAAAATTTTAAATTTGGATCAAGCGCTATTGGATCTAGATAAATCCAATTTTCATAATTATCGAATCGAATCTCTTTAA
- a CDS encoding tetratricopeptide repeat protein, which translates to MNKSIVLLTGFLLISAGLLTGVYQTVFQTDMVSNDSVLEKILSGEEYLKQSGEQSRLKAVTIFSELSGKHNPQYDFRIRYNLGKALEKNGDKYRSLEIYQELNRSRDLTLNEQEQLGVSLGDLLLRMNRENEGRVHLDSVLRTSTDRKIRSQVFKSLGDYYYSQKVWETSRKNYLLAVQEDSNFTEAKIGLGRVLKKQGKDWAAFDLFDEYLDESSKMDGTDPKVSSEYKSDVYEQAKKYFANKQYYKAIEYFQKSVELGHSPTTVESSLYYIASSYDALGKQTEAIQYINKVLNNSVYTLDQEALYKKGTIYFKQGKFAQAANVFQVAVDKYPKNHVSERAIAWKKEALDQIREKEDFAPGTKTTDDLSKDMDDVDLVF; encoded by the coding sequence ATGAATAAATCAATTGTATTATTAACTGGGTTTTTGTTGATCAGTGCTGGACTTCTTACTGGAGTATACCAAACAGTATTCCAGACCGACATGGTGTCGAACGATTCTGTTCTAGAAAAAATTCTCTCAGGAGAAGAATACCTCAAGCAATCTGGGGAGCAATCTAGACTGAAGGCTGTTACCATATTCTCCGAATTGAGTGGCAAACACAATCCGCAATATGATTTTCGAATTCGTTACAATTTGGGTAAGGCATTAGAAAAAAATGGAGATAAATACAGATCTTTAGAAATCTACCAGGAATTGAATCGATCAAGAGACCTTACACTAAATGAGCAAGAGCAATTGGGTGTATCGCTTGGAGATCTCTTATTAAGAATGAATCGTGAGAACGAAGGTAGAGTTCACCTAGATAGCGTTCTGCGAACAAGTACAGATCGTAAAATTCGATCTCAAGTATTTAAATCGCTCGGAGACTATTATTATTCCCAGAAAGTTTGGGAGACATCTCGTAAGAACTACTTGCTTGCAGTTCAAGAAGATAGCAACTTTACGGAAGCTAAAATCGGCTTGGGTCGAGTGCTAAAGAAACAAGGCAAAGACTGGGCTGCATTTGATCTATTCGATGAATACTTAGATGAGTCTTCCAAAATGGATGGCACTGATCCGAAAGTTTCTTCCGAATACAAATCAGATGTCTATGAGCAAGCCAAAAAATATTTTGCTAATAAGCAATATTATAAAGCAATTGAATACTTTCAAAAATCTGTTGAGTTAGGACATAGTCCAACTACAGTGGAAAGCTCTCTGTACTACATTGCTTCTTCATATGATGCGTTAGGTAAGCAGACTGAAGCAATTCAATATATCAATAAAGTTCTAAATAATAGTGTCTATACGCTAGATCAAGAAGCACTTTATAAGAAAGGAACAATTTATTTCAAACAAGGAAAGTTTGCCCAAGCGGCGAACGTTTTCCAAGTTGCTGTTGACAAGTATCCGAAAAATCACGTATCTGAACGAGCTATAGCTTGGAAGAAAGAAGCTCTTGATCAGATACGCGAAAAAGAAGATTTTGCTCCCGGAACTAAAACTACGGATGATCTATCCAAAGACATGGATGATGTGGATCTAGTTTTCTAA
- a CDS encoding plasmid mobilization protein, with the protein MILAKVDKRFTILFSDEELQLLKHQADVRGLSSSELARVAIQNEITKKTNYDRITALRRIRSLASNMDISESES; encoded by the coding sequence TTGATATTGGCTAAAGTTGATAAAAGATTTACAATTTTATTCTCAGATGAGGAGTTGCAGCTCTTGAAACATCAAGCAGATGTTAGAGGATTATCTTCAAGTGAATTGGCAAGAGTTGCCATACAAAATGAGATCACCAAAAAGACCAATTATGATCGAATAACTGCACTTCGACGAATCCGATCTCTAGCTTCGAATATGGATATTTCGGAATCTGAATCGTGA
- the rpiB gene encoding ribose 5-phosphate isomerase B gives MKEKIGIASDHGGFDLKEVIRKDLTDKVDLIDLGTFSTESVDYPTVIGNACKDLLAGKVDRLILLCGTGIGASITANRYHGIRAALVHDEFTAEMSRRHNNSNAIVLGGRVLGVDLAKRIVDKWLVTDFEAGRHEKRINLIEEITKS, from the coding sequence ATGAAAGAAAAAATAGGAATCGCATCTGACCATGGTGGATTTGATCTAAAAGAAGTTATAAGAAAAGATCTAACCGATAAAGTTGACCTAATTGATTTGGGAACATTTAGTACGGAAAGCGTCGACTATCCAACTGTGATCGGCAATGCTTGCAAAGATCTTTTAGCTGGTAAGGTTGATCGCCTAATACTTTTATGTGGAACGGGAATTGGTGCGTCCATTACTGCAAATCGCTATCATGGAATTCGAGCGGCGCTAGTTCATGATGAGTTTACAGCCGAAATGTCAAGAAGGCATAATAATTCGAATGCAATTGTTTTGGGTGGAAGAGTTTTGGGAGTAGATCTTGCGAAGCGAATCGTTGATAAATGGCTAGTAACCGATTTCGAAGCAGGTAGACACGAAAAACGCATCAATCTGATCGAAGAAATCACCAAATCATGA